A region of the Oceanispirochaeta sp. genome:
CAACGTCCATGTTGGGCATAAGAAAACTTAGGAAAAGGGATTAAAGATAGATGAAGAATTTTAAAGAAAAAGCAGACCTGATTTGGCGAGTGGCAGATCTACTTCGCGGTGATTATAAGCAATCTGATTATGGAAAAGTCATCCTTCCAATGACAGTACTCAGACGGCTTGATTGTGTACTTGAGCCAACCAAGCAAAAAGTATTGAATTATCTGCCAAAAGTGGATTCACTAAAAGACAGTGCTAAAGATATTGCCCTTAACAAAATTGCGGGTTTCAACTTTCACAACAGAAGCCAATTCAATTTTGATAAGCTAATAGCTGACCCAAATAATGTTTCTGTGAATCTCAGAAACTTCATCAATGGATTTTCCAGCAGTGCAAGAGAGATTATTGAATATTTCAATTTTGATGACCAGATAGACCGGATGGATGGTCCGCAAGCGGATATTTTGTTTCGGGTAATTAAATCTTTTCAGGAAATCGATCTAAAAGACATGGATTCCATGGAAATGGGCTATGTATTTGAAGATTTGATTAGAAGATTTGCAGAACAATCCAACGAAACAGCCGGAGAGCATTTTACCCCAAGAGAAGTCATTCGTTTGATGGTAAATGTGTTGTTCATCGAAGATAAAGACATTCTTACTCAAGACGGTATTGTTAAAACCCTTTATGACCCAGCTTGCGGAACTGGTGGAATGCTGTCTATGGGTGAACAATATGTAAAAGAGCTTAATCCCAAA
Encoded here:
- a CDS encoding class I SAM-dependent DNA methyltransferase gives rise to the protein MKNFKEKADLIWRVADLLRGDYKQSDYGKVILPMTVLRRLDCVLEPTKQKVLNYLPKVDSLKDSAKDIALNKIAGFNFHNRSQFNFDKLIADPNNVSVNLRNFINGFSSSAREIIEYFNFDDQIDRMDGPQADILFRVIKSFQEIDLKDMDSMEMGYVFEDLIRRFAEQSNETAGEHFTPREVIRLMVNVLFIEDKDILTQDGIVKTLYDPACGTGGMLSMGEQYVKELNPKAELKVFGQEINPESYAICKSDMLIKGQNPSHIKFGNTFTVDGLEEEKFDYMLSNPPFGVDWKKAEKIIKAEAGKKGMSGRFGAGLPRINDGSLLFLQHMISKMKSGATRIGIVFN